NNNNNNNNNNNNNNNNNNNNNNNNNNNNNNNNNNNNNNNNNNNNNNNNNNNNNNNNNNNNNNNNNNNNNNNNNNNNNNNNNNNNNNNNNNNNNNNNNNNNNNNNNNNNNNNNNNNNNNNNNNNNNNNNNNNNNNNNNNNNNNNNNNNNNNNNNNNNNNNNNNNNNNNNNNNNNNNNNNNNNNNNNNNNNNNNNNNNNNNNNNNNNNNNNNNNNNNNNNNNNNNNNNNNNNNNNNNNNNNNNNNNNNNNNNNNNNNNNNNNNNNNNNNNNNNNNNNNNNNNNNNNNNNNNNNNNNNNNNNNNNNNNNNNNNNNNNNNNNNNNNNNNNNNNNNNNNNNNNNNNNNNNNNNNNNNNNNNNNNNNNNNNNNNNNNNNNNNNNNNNNNNNNNNNNNNNNNNNNNNNNNNNNNNNNNNNNNNNNNNNNNNNNNNNNNNNNNNNNNNNNNNNNNNNNNNNNNNNNNNNNNNNNNNNNNNNNNNNNNNNNNNNNNNNNNNNNNNNNNNNNNNNNNNNNNNNNNNNNNNNNNNNNNNNNNNNNNNNNNNNNNNNNNNNNNNNNNNNNNNNNNNNNNNNNNNNNNNNNNNNNNNNNNNNNNNNNNNNNNNNNNNNNNNNNNNNNNNNNNNNNNNNNNNNNNNNNNNNNNNNNNNNNNNNNNNNNNNNNNNNNNNNNNNNNNNNNNNNNNNNNNNNNNNNNNNNNNNNNNNNNNNNNNNNNNNNNNNNNNNNNNNNNNNNNNNNNNNNNNNNNNNNNNNNNNNNNNNNNNNNNNNNNNNNNNNNNNNNNNNNNNNNNNNNNNNNNNNNNNNNNNNNNNNNNNNNNNNNNNNNNNNNNNNNNNNNNNNNNNNNNNNNNNNNNNNNNNNNNNNNNNNNNNNNNNNNNNNNNNNNNNNNNNNNNNNNNNNNNNNNNNNNNNNNNNNNNNNNNNNNNNNNNNNNNNNNNNNNNNNNNNNNNNNNNNNNNNNNNNNNNNNNNNNNNNNNNNNNNNNNNNNNNNNNNNNNNNNNNNNNNNNNNNNNNNNNNNNNNNNNNNNNNNNNNNNNNNNNNNNNNNNNNNNNNNNNNNNNNNNNNNNNNNNNNNNNNNNNNNNNNNNNNNNNNNNNNNNNNNNNNNNNNNNNNNNNNNNNNNNNNNNNNNNNNNNNNNNNNNNNNNNNNNNNNNNNNNNNNNNNNNNNNNNNNNNNNNNNNNNNNNNNNNNNNNNNNNNNNNNNNNNNNNNNNNNNNNNNNNNNNNNNNNNNNNNNNNNNNNNNNNNNNNNNNNNNNNNNNNNNNNNNNNNNNNNNNNNNNNNNNNNNNNNNNNNNNNNNNNNNNNNNNNNNNNNNNNNNNNNNNNNNNNNNNNNNNNNNNNNNNNNNNNNNNNNNNNNNNNNNNNNNNNNNNNNNNNNNNNNNNNNNNNNNNNNNNNNNNNNNNNNNNNNNNNNNNNNNNNNNNNNNNNNNNNNNNNNNNNNNNNNNNNNNNNNNNNNNNNNNNNNNNNNNNNNNNNNNNNNNNNNNNNNNNNNNNNNNNNNNNNNNNNNNNNNNNNNNNNNNNNNNNNNNNNNNNNNNNNNNNNNNNNNNNNNNNNNNNNNNNNNNNNNNNNNNNNNNNNNNNNNNNNNNNNNNNNNNNNNNNNNNNNNNNNNNNNNNNNNNNNNNNNNNNNNNNNNNNNNNNNNNNNNNNNNNNNNNNNNNNNNNNNNNNNNNNNNNNNNNNNNNNNNNNNNNNNNNNNNNNNNNNNNNNNNNNNNNNNNNNNNNNNNNNNNNNNNNNNNNNNNNNNNNNNNNNNNNNNNNNNNNNNNNNNNNNNNNNNNNNNNNNNNNNNNNNNNNNNNNNNNNNNNNNNNNNNNNNNNNNNNNNNNNNNNNNNNNNNNNNNNNNNNNNNNNNNNNNNNNNNNNNNNNNNNNNNNNNNNNNNNNNNNNNNNNNNNNNNNNNNNNNNNNNNNNNNNNNNNNNNNNNNNNNNNNNNNNNNNNNNNNNNNNNNNNNNNNNNNNNNNNNNNNNNNNNNNNNNNNNNNNNNNNNNNNNNNNNNNNNNNNNNNNNNNNNNNNNNNNNNNNNNNNNNNNNNNNNNNNNNNNNNNNNNNNNNNNNNNNNNNNNNNNNNNNNNNNNNNNNNNNNNNNNNNNNNNNNNNNNNNNNNNNNNNNNNNNNNNNNNNNNNNNNNNNNNNNNNNNNNNNNNNNNNNNNNNNNNNNNNNNNNNNNNNNNNNNNNNNNNNNNNNNNNNNNNNNNNNNNNNNNNNNNNNNNNNNNNNNNNNNNNNNNNNNNNNNNNNNNNNNNNNNNNNNNNNNNNNNNNNNNNNNNNNNNNNNNNNNNNNNNNNNNNNNNNNNNNNNNNNNNNNNNNNNNNNNNNNNNNNNNNNNNNNNNNNNNNNNNNNNNNNNNNNNNNNNNNNNNNNNNNNNNNNNNNNNNNNNNNNNNNNNNNNNNNNNNNNNNNNNNNNNNNNNNNNNNNNNNNNNNNNNNNNNNNNNNNNNNNNNNNNNNNNNNNNNNNNNNNNNNNNNNNNNNNNNNNNNNNNNNNNNNNNNNNNNNNNNNNNNNNNNNNNNNNNNNNNNNNNNNNNNNNNNNNNNNNNNNNNNNNNNNNNNNNNNNNNNNNNNNNNNNNNNNNNNNNNNNNNNNNNNNNNNNNNNNNNNNNNNNNNNNNNNNNNNNNNNNNNNNNNNNNNNNNNNNNNNNNNNNNNNNNNNNNNNNNNNNNNNNNNNNNNNNNNNNNNNNNNNNNNNNNNNNNNNNNNNNNNNNNNNNNNNNNNNNNNNNNNNNNNNNNNNNNNNNNNNNNNNNNNNNNNNNNNNNNNNNNNNNNNNNNNNNNNNNNNNNNNNNNNNNNNNNNNNNNNNNNNNNNNNNNNNNNNNNNNNNNNNNNNNNNNNNNNNNNNNNNNNNNNNNNNNNNNNNNNNNNNNNNNNNNNNNNNNNNNNNNNNNNNNNNNNNNNNNNNNNNNNNNNNNNNNNNNNNNNNNNNNNNNNNNNNNNNNNNNNNNNNNNNNNNNNNNNNNNNNNNNNNNNNNNNNNNNNNNNNNNNNNNNNNNNNNNNNNNNNNNNNNNNNNNNNNNNNNNNNNNNNNNNNNNNNNNNNNNNNNNNNNNNNNNNNNNNNNNNNNNNNNNNNNNNNNNNNNNNNNNNNNNNNNNNNNNNNNNNNNNNNNNNNNNNNNNNNNNNNNNNNNNNNNNNNNNNNNNNNNNNNNNNNNNNNNNNNNNNNNNNNNNNNNNNNNNNNNNNNNNNNNNNNNNNNNNNNNNNNNNNNNNNNNNNNNNNNNNNNNNNNNNNNNNNNNNNNNNNNNNNNNNNNNNNNNNNNNNNNNNNNNNNNNNNNNNNNNNNNNNNNNNNNNNNNNNNNNNNNNNNNNNNNNNNNNNNNNNNNNNNNNNNNNNNNNNNNNNNNNNNNNNNNNNNNNNNNNNNNNNNNNNNNNNNNNNNNNNNNNNNNNNNNNNNNNNNNNNNNNNNNNNNNNNNNNNNNNNNNNNNNNNNNNNNNNNNNNNNNNNNNNNNNNNNNNNNNNNNNNNNNNNNNNNNNNNNNNNNNNNNNNNNNNNNNNNNNNNNNNNNNNNNNNNNNNNNNNNNNNNNNNNNNNNNNNNNNNNNNNNNNNNNNNNNNNNNNNNNNNNNNNNNNNNNNNNNNNNNNNNNNNNNNNNNNNNNNNNNNNNNNNNNNNNNNNNNNNNNNNNNNNNNNNNNNNNNNNNNNNNNNNNNNNNNNNNNNNNNNNNNNNNNNNNNNNNNNNNNNNNNNNNNNNNNNNNNNNNNNNNNNNNNNNNNNNNNNNNNNNNNNNNNNNNNNNNNNNNNNNNNNNNNNNNNNNNNNNNNNNNNNNNNNNNNNNNNNNNNNNNNNNNNNNNNNNNNNNNNNNNNNNNNNNNNNNNNNNNNNNNNNNNNNNNNNNNNNNNNNNNNNNNNNNNNNNNNNNNNNNNNNNNNNNNNNNNNNNNNNNNNNNNNNNNNNNNNNNNNNNNNNNNNNNNNNNNNNNNNNNNNNNNNNNNNNNNNNNNNNNNNNNNNNNNNNNNNNNNNNNNNNNNNNNNNNNNNNNNNNNNNNNNNNNNNNNNNNNNNNNNNNNNNNNNNNNNNNNNNNNNNNNNNNNNNNNNNNNNNNNNNNNNNNNNNNNNNNNNNNNNNNNNNNNNNNNNNNNNNNNNNNNNNNNNNNNNNNNNNNNNNNNNNNNNNNNNNNNNNNNNNNNNNNNNNNNNNNNNNNNNNNNNNNNNNNNNNNNNNNNNNNNNNNNNNNNNNNNNNNNNNNNNNNNNNNNNNNNNNNNNNNNNNNNNNNNNNNNNNNNNNNNNNNNNNNNNNNNNNNNNNNNNNNNNNNNNNNNNNNNNNNNNNNNNNNNNNNNNNNNNNNNNNNNNNNNNNNNNNNNNNNNNNNNNNNNNNNNNNNNNNNNNNNNNNNNNNNNNNNNNNNNNNNNNNNNNNNNNNNNNNNNNNNNNNNNNNNNNNNNNNNNNNNNNNNNNNNNNNNNNNNNNNNNNNNNNNNNNNNNNNNNNNNNNNNNNNNNNNNNNNNNNNNNNNNNNNNNNNNNNNNNNNNNNNNNNNNNNNNNNNNNNNNNNNNNNNNNNNNNNNNNNNNNNNNNNNNNNNNNNNNNNNNNNNNNNNNNNNNNNNNNNNNNNNNNNNNNNNNNNNNNNNNNNNNNNNNNNNNNNNNNNNNNNNNNNNNNNNNNNNNNNNNNNNNNNNNNNNNNNNNNNNNNNNNNNNNNNNNNNNNNNNNNNNNNNNNNNNNNNNNNNNNNNNNNNNNNNNNNNNNNNNNNNNNNNNNNNNNNNNNNNNNNNNNNNNNNNNNNNNNNNNNNNNNNNNNNNNNNNNNNNNNNNNNNNNNNNNNNNNNNNNNNNNNNNNNNNNNNNNNNNNNNNNNNNNNNNNNNNNNNNNNNNNNNNNNNNNNNNNNNNNNNNNNNNNNNNNNNNNNNNNNNNNNNNNNNNNNNNNNNNNNNNNNNNNNNNNNNNNNNNNNNNNNNNNNNNNNNNNNNNNNNNNNNNNNNNNNNNNNNNNNNNNNNNNNNNNNNNNNNNNNNNNNNNNNNNNNNNNNNNNNNNNNNNNNNNNNNNNNNNNNNNNNNNNNNNNNNNNNNNNNNNNNNNNNNNNNNNNNNNNNNNNNNNNNNNNNNNNNNNNNNNNNNNNNNNNNNNNNNNNNNNNNNNNNNNNNNNNNNNNNNNNNNNNNNNNNNNNNNNNNNNNNNNNNNNNNNNNNNNNNNNNNNNNNNNNNNNNNNNNNNNNNNNNNNNNNNNNNNNNNNNNNNNNNNNNNNNNNNNNNNNNNNNNNNNNNNNNNNNNNNNNNNATTATTTATAATTCATTCATCATTAACTTTTGGTTCATGcttgtgaccgaccaatacctcacaaggcttcttctctccaagctgaaaccttgaaactgagattttctttcctttctcaaaacaaggttctgggcgtactgccaaattgcttatactgatagtgaggattcctcccagGCATGATCAATCAGTAACTTGCATCAACCCAGTcgaattggttattagaaaagcacatgcATAACATTTTCCTTCACATCTCTATTTAACACTAAYAGAAAAACGGCTTTGAGCAGTTCTGCATCAACTTTGTGAATGAGAAACTGCAGCAGATTTTCATTGAGCTCACGTTAAAAGCTGAGCAGGTAAGTGATAACTCTACATTACTTGTTTCACTCTTTCGTCTTATGATACGTCTACATTACTTTGGCCTGTTTTCCCAGATACTGACGTTGTTTCTTGTAGGAGGAGTATGTGCAGGAAGGGATCAAGTGGACGCCAATCGAGTACTTTAACAACAAAATCGTGTGTGACCTCATTGAGTCAAAACTGGTGAGTGATCATATTCGGCCATTGCTGTAGTGCTGAAGTTGGGTGGCCATTTTGTCTGTAATTCAGGTGAACTAGTTACAGTACCAgtagatgttgtgtgtgtgtgtggtacagttCTTGATATGCCCTGTTCTTATTACCCAGAACCCCCCAGGCATCATGAGTATCTTGGACGATGTGTGTGCCACCATGCATGCTAAGGGGGAGGGCGCAGACCAGACCCTGATCCAGAAGCTACAAGCGGGAATCAGCTCCCATGAGCACTTCAACAGCTGGAATAAAGGCTTCATAGTGCACCACTACGCTGGCAAGGCACGGACACCATACAGTACAACACTATGGGCCTTTAGAATGCATCCTCTTTACAACCTGAACCAACATTCCAAACATTACAGCTCTYASATTCCATTTGGTACATTGCCCCCTGGTGGGGGTTTGGAATACATGGAGCCCACATATCCTAAATATCACAATGTGTTAGAGGGAAAATGCTGAAATGAAAGACTGATagcttgtcctctctctctctgtctctctcaggtgtCCTATGACGTCAGTGGCTTCTGTGAGAGGAACAGAGATGTGCTCTTTAACGACATCATTGAGCTSATGCAGAGCAGTGAATTGTAAGTGTAGTGAGACGTGTTATAATAGGCATACTATATGATAATTCCATAGTCTGCCACTGACCAGCCGCTCWctctctgtctgtctgtgtttgggcAGTGCCTTCATAAAAACCCTTTTCCCAGAAAACctagaggcagagaaaaagggccGTCCTACCACCGCCAGTAGCAAGATCAAGGTAAGGATCTGACACGGCTGTGTGCTACTRTAATCTCTGTAGACCCAGAACAAAGTCTCacgtaattggtcagctgcttgATTAAGTTCTGGGWCCATACGTGTGAAGAGAAGAGATGCTAGAACGAGGTGYGGAACCRGAACGTGGAGCGGAACCCTCTCTACGGGCCGAATGTCCCCTYCCGAAATTcgaaagatgctaacacctgcGAAATCGTGATTTATCCAAATAAGCAGTGAGGAAAGACCCACACACTGTAACCACTGCTGCTCATTAGCCCACCCATCCCATTCCTWCCCCACAGATACTACCATACCAGTTATGTTGATGTAGATCTGTCCACTAAATAGTATTGTTGCTATGGA
The sequence above is a segment of the Salvelinus sp. IW2-2015 unplaced genomic scaffold, ASM291031v2 Un_scaffold11821, whole genome shotgun sequence genome. Coding sequences within it:
- the LOC112080110 gene encoding unconventional myosin-Ie-like, which translates into the protein MSILDDVCATMHAKGEGADQTLIQKLQAGISSHEHFNSWNKGFIVHHYAGKVSYDVSGFCERNRDVLFNDIIELMQSSEFAFIKTLFPENLEAEKKGRPTTASSKIKVRI